A stretch of the Coffea arabica cultivar ET-39 unplaced genomic scaffold, Coffea Arabica ET-39 HiFi ptg000054l, whole genome shotgun sequence genome encodes the following:
- the LOC113713486 gene encoding uncharacterized protein has translation MASTEAAYSGASHAQIEPTDADTTPYSTLLFLPSSRRTNSSLSSSPSFSSNSSSAGSLTFPGDNSPFSPPRTPQARFSGVPFSWEQIPGIPKNEISKKEGLSALGLLPLPPAGSFSTNSFRKHNREDMIISPKKFYNPSESFRMDPFFAALVECSKDDHHRHHDGNVIGNLWKGSKVSSKTSLSDRFGFINMYASCKRTCAVSESIVYLPRSRPYSLLNRR, from the coding sequence ATGGCTTCTACTGAAGCAGCATATAGTGGAGCTAGCCATGCCCAAATTGAACCTACTGATGCTGATACCACCCCATATTCAACTCTTTTGTTCCTTCCTTCTTCTCGCAGGACTAATTCTTCCCTATCTTCATCACcatcattttcatccaattCATCCTCTGCTGGATCATTAACTTTCCCTGGTGATAATTCCCCATTCAGTCCTCCCAGAACCCCTCAAGCAAGATTCTCAGGAGTCCCATTTTCTTGGGAGCAAATCCCAGGAATTCCCAAGAATGAAATTTCCAAGAAGGAAGGTTTATCTGCTTTAGGCCTTCTCCCATTGCCACCAGCTGGAAGTTTCAGCACAAATTCCTTCAGGAAGCATAATAGAGAAGACATGATCATTTCTCCCAAGAAGTTCTACAACCCCAGTGAAAGTTTTAGGATGGATCCATTCTTTGCAGCATTAGTGGAATGTTCCAAGGATGATCACCATCGTCACCATGATGGAAATGTTATTGGTAATTTGTGGAAGGGCTCAAAAGTTTCATCAAAGACAAGTTTAAGTGATCGATTTGGGTTCATCAACATGTATGCTTCTTGCAAAAGGACTTGTGCAGTCTCAGAATCCATTGTTTATCTTCCAAGATCAAGACCTTATAGTTTGTTAAATCGTCGTTGA